A DNA window from Zingiber officinale cultivar Zhangliang chromosome 3A, Zo_v1.1, whole genome shotgun sequence contains the following coding sequences:
- the LOC122052546 gene encoding bZIP transcription factor TRAB1-like has product MNFNKHAIMGGAVAGGDGSGAEANGGSRSIGLARQSSVYSLTFDEFQSSLGGVGKDFGSMNMDELIKNIWTAEESQTLASAVGSRIEDAGLQKQGSFTFPRTLSQKSVEEVWRDLVYPVQGPPATAGASYQHQHQQQTLGEITLEEFLVRAGVVREEPVTSRSIADAGDSSGHNRSIRNALFGDLQVANNASGVSLGFLPQDRSSRDAVVSNPTSNSAAAALAMMVANDGIPLAAPRPRGDVNLASPRGIRGAGLMGFGEVGLNNGLMPGAVGLGAGAGIVTTASPVNHLPSDSLPKSGGDQSSILSVPYVFSGGLRGRKSGAGEKVYERRQRRMIKNRESAARSRARKQAYTMELELEVANLKEVNQELQKKQAEKMEMQQKQILQMINEQRGPKKPCLRRTQTGPW; this is encoded by the exons ATGAACTTTAACAAGCATGCTATTATGGGGGGAGCAGTAGCAGGGGGAGATGGGTCGGGAGCAGAGGCGAACGGCGGCAGCCGGAGCATTGGACTGGCGCGGCAGTCGTCCGTCTACTCGCTGACGTTTGACGAGTTCCAGAGTTCTCTGGGGGGAGTTGGGAAGGACTTCGGATCCATGAACATGGACGAGCTCATCAAGAACATCTGGACCGCGGAGGAGAGCCAGACCTTGGCGAGCGCCGTTGGATCTCGCATCGAAGACGCTGGCCTCCAGAAGCAGGGATCCTTCACCTTTCCCCGAACTCTAAGCCAAAAGAGTGTGGAGGAGGTCTGGAGGGACCTTGTCTATCCGGTCCAGGGCCCCCCGGCTACTGCCGGTGCCTcgtaccagcaccagcaccagcaacAGACACTGGGCGAGATTACCCTAGAGGAGTTCTTAGTCAGAGCTGGTGTAGTCAGAGAGGAACCAGTCACATCCAGATCGATTGCTGATGCTGGCGATAGCAGTGGTCATAACAGATCTATCAGGAATGCGCTCTTCGGTGATCTACAAGTTGCAAACAATGCATCCGGTGTTTCGCTAGGGTTTCTCCCACAAGATCGAAGCAGTAGAGATGCGGTTGTTAGCAACCCGACTTCTAATAGTGCTGCAGCTGCTTTGGCGATGATGGTCGCCAATGACGGAATTCCATTGGCAGCGCCACGGCCACGGGGTGATGTTAATTTAGCTAGTCCCCGGGGAATTCGAGGGGCAGGCCTCATGGGGTTTGGAGAAGTTGGGTTAAACAATGGATTGATGCCTGGAGCTGTTGGTTTGGGTGCAGGAGCAGGTATCGTTACCACTGCATCTCCAGTGAACCATCTACCTTCAGATTCACTTCCCAAGAGTGGTGGAGATCAATCTTCTATCTTATCAGTTCCATACGTTTTCAGTGGAGGTCTGAGAGGAAGGAAGTCCGGTGCTGGGGAGAAGGTGTATGAGAGGAGGCAGAGGAGGATGATCAAGAACAGGGAGTCAGCTGCTAGATCACGTGCCAGGAAGCAG GCATATACCATGGAGTTGGAACTAGAAGTGGCAAACCTAAAAGAAGTAAACCAAGAATTGCAGAAGAAACAG GCAGAAAAAATGGAGATGCAGCAAAAACAG ATCCTGCAAATGATTAATGAGCAGCGAGGACCGAAGAAGCCATGCCTGCGAAGAACACAAACAGGCCCTTGGTAA
- the LOC122054077 gene encoding uncharacterized protein LOC122054077: protein MEVARPLLICKRNHRRRRRQRTSPTFSLAGGREREEEAADPTPIFGDLSPMGLLKMRSWSPDSDREEAWLRRQAIHRSRRGRLRSVTDEDLDELRGCIDLGFGFDCVSAADPAPARKLSETLPALDLYYAVLRGSSSAAASPASAYTESSSASPDVDGSVPVPFSLFSPGETAEERKGRLKQWAQVVACTVRQRR from the exons ATGGAAGTCGCCCGACCTCTTCTCATCTGTAAACGCaaccaccgccgccgccgccgccagcgCACATCTCCGACCTTCTCCCTCGCGGggggaagagagagagaggaggaggcggcggaTCCGACGCCGATCTTTGGCGATCTTTCCCCCATGGGGCTCCTCAAGATGCGTTCGTGGTCGCCGGACTCCGACCGCGAGGAAGCGTGGCTTCGCCGCCAGGCGATCCACCGCAGCCGCAGGGGCCGCCTGCGGAGCGTCACCGACGAGGACCTCGACGAGCTGCGCGGATGCATCGACCTGGGCTTCGGCTTCGACTGTGTCTCCGCCGCTGACCCCGCCCCGGCAAGGAAGCTCTCGGAGACGCTCCCGGCGCTCGACCTCTACTACGCCGTCCTCCGCGGCTCCTCCTCCGCCGCGGCCTCTCCGGCATCCGCCTACACGGAATCGTCCTCCGCCTCGCCAGACGTCGACGGCAGCGTCCCCGTGCCCTTCTCCTTATTCTCCCCAG GTGAGAcggcagaggagaggaaaggGAGGCTGAAGCAGTGGGCCCAAGTGGTTGCTTGCACCGTGCGCCAGCGTCGCTGA